From the Deinococcus gobiensis I-0 genome, the window TGGTCACGGCCCCGGCGGCCTCCGTCATGGCTTCCCGCAGGTCCTCGGCGGGCACCTGCGGCGAGAAGGCCAGCGCCGCGCCGATGCCCTGGCCCAGCGTGCGGGTGTCGATCACGACCGCGCGCCCGTCCATCAGCTCGGTCGCCTTCTGGGCGGCCATGAGCACGTTCTTGTTGTTGGGCAGGATCACGACCTTCTCGGCACTCACCGAGCGCACCGCGTCCACGATGTCCTGCACGCTGGGGTTGGCGGTCTGCCCGCCCGAGACGATGCGCGCGCCCAGCGAGCGGAACAGCTTGACCAGCCCGTAGCCGTTGGCGACCGCGACCAGCCCCGAGGGCGGCACCTCCTCCTCGGCGCGGGTGGCGGCCCCCGCCATACCCAGGATCTCGGTGTGCTGCTCGGACATGTCCTCGACCTTGGTCTTGAGCATCTTGCCGTAGCGCCCCACCGTCGCCAGCAGCTCGTCGGGCGCGTTGGTGTGGATGTGCCCCTTGACGTAGCCCTCGGCGCCCACCACCAGCAGCGAGTCCCCGAAGGGGCTGACCAGTTCGCGGATCTCCTCGATGGGCCTGGTCGCCTCGCTCATCAGGAACTCGGTGCAAAAACCGAATTCCTCGTTCTCGATGCCCTGCTGGGCATAGCTCGTGACCTCGGGGGCCTCGGGCAGGTCGTCGCCGCGCAGCGCCGCGAGCATGCCCTGCACGAGGTACAGGTAGCCCTGCCCGCCCGAGTCGATGACCCCCGCCTGCTTGAGGGCCGGGAGCATCTCCGGGGTCTGGTCGAGCAGCGCCTGGCCGCGGAACAGCGCCTGCTCCAGCACGGCGGCGGGCGACTCGGCCGTCAGGGCCGCGCCCTCGGCCACGCCGCGCGCGACGGTCAGGATGGTGCCCTCGACCGGTTTCATGACGGCCCCGTAGCCGCTCTTCTGCGCGGCCGCGAAGGCGCGGGTCAGCAGGGGGGCGTCCACGCTCGCCGCGCCCGCGACCGTCTCGGCGAAGCCCTTGAGGAGCTGCGAGAGGATCACGCCGCTGTTGCCGCGCGCCCCCAGCAGCGCGCCGTAGCTCACCGCGCGGGCGACGGCGGGCATGCTGCGCTCGTCGCAGGTATCGAGCTCGCGGCGCACCGACTGCATGGTGAGGTGCATGTTCGTGCCGGTGTCGCCGTCGGGCACCGGGTACACGTTCAGGGCGTTGACCTGCTCGCGGTACACGCCCAGCCAGTCGGTGGCCGTGCGGAACATCCGGGCGAGGTCGGCGGGCGCGAGCGCCTGCGGAGCGGGGGAGGGCTGCTCAGGCACGCTGCACCCCCACGGCGTGGACACGGGTGGCGGCGAGTTCGATGCCGGCCTGGTTCTTGACGACGTGCTCGACCCGTTCGGTGATGTTGCGCGCCACCGTCGGGATGCTCACGCCGTAGGCCGCCACGACGTAGAGGTCGGCGGTGAAGCGCCCCCCCTCCTTGCCGATCACCACGCCCTCGCTGGCGTTGGCCCGGCCCAGCACGCGGTACAGGCCCTCCTTGAGGTTGGCCGGGGCCATGCCCACCACGCCCGGAATCTCGTGGGCGGTGAGCCCGATGAGGGACGCCAGGGCGCCCTCGGTGATCTGTATGCTGCCACTCACAGTAAGCCGGAGTATAGAGCAGTTCTCGGAATGACGGCGCCGGAACGGAAGGCTTCCGGCGCCGTCATTCTCCGTCCTGCTCATCCAAATTCGGTCGTTCCGCCCGGTCTCGGAGGCGGGCTCTTGACGACAGGTGCTCTGCGGCACGGCCCCGAATCCGGTTTCGCCGGACACCTGCGGCGGGCATCGGGGCCGCGCGTGCTCTACTCGCGCCATGCAACTCACAGACCGGCTGGACGCGGCAGACCTCACGCTGGCGTTCGTGACGCAGGACGCGGCCCTCTCCGGGCGCCTGACCCGTGGCCTGAAGCCCGGCGAGGTGCGCCTGATCCGCCGGGGCGAAAC encodes:
- a CDS encoding DAK2 domain-containing protein, whose translation is MFRTATDWLGVYREQVNALNVYPVPDGDTGTNMHLTMQSVRRELDTCDERSMPAVARAVSYGALLGARGNSGVILSQLLKGFAETVAGAASVDAPLLTRAFAAAQKSGYGAVMKPVEGTILTVARGVAEGAALTAESPAAVLEQALFRGQALLDQTPEMLPALKQAGVIDSGGQGYLYLVQGMLAALRGDDLPEAPEVTSYAQQGIENEEFGFCTEFLMSEATRPIEEIRELVSPFGDSLLVVGAEGYVKGHIHTNAPDELLATVGRYGKMLKTKVEDMSEQHTEILGMAGAATRAEEEVPPSGLVAVANGYGLVKLFRSLGARIVSGGQTANPSVQDIVDAVRSVSAEKVVILPNNKNVLMAAQKATELMDGRAVVIDTRTLGQGIGAALAFSPQVPAEDLREAMTEAAGAVTTFEVTRASRTTNITTRQGRTLDIKEGDVIGLQDDELVDAGGTPEGSVLTMLGRAYRGQEIVTVFGGPQKTAEDLDALAASIRKEFPMVEVEAHPGGPDLYDYLVTLE
- a CDS encoding Asp23/Gls24 family envelope stress response protein, whose product is MSGSIQITEGALASLIGLTAHEIPGVVGMAPANLKEGLYRVLGRANASEGVVIGKEGGRFTADLYVVAAYGVSIPTVARNITERVEHVVKNQAGIELAATRVHAVGVQRA